CCTTCCAACTCCCACACCAATGTTAGAGTCTGAATACATTTCAGAATCTTACATTCCAGGTGATGTGCCATCATCAAGCCATTTCCATTTGCATTCCACATCACTATATGACAATCCAATCCAATACATATTTTCAGGAATCTGAAATTGAACAAATGCctacaaaggaaacaaaacacatCATGGGAATAAGTTCCCTTCTGTTGGAAGAATGAGAAGACAGACAGGTAGAGGGACAAAAGCTGTATCCACGGCCAGTACTCTGCCGCTCTCCACAACACCCTTCACCCCTGATTCATAGAAAAATCTCTCATTCTACAAGgcctatattttcattttccaaagaacATTTCCTTAGGAgattatttatatacattaaaatcGGTTGCCAGTCTCATGAATTAGTTAAAGcatggaaaatgtttaaattaaaatacctACAAATAAGAAATTTGTTAAATAATGTATGGCACTTCAGAAAACTATTGAGACTCATGCTCCAAAAGAATATGTCATGGTGTAGAGAAGGTGGCACTGCATGACCTTAAATGAAAGAAGAAGTCTTCAAAACaaacttcttaaaataaaaactgattgTGTGGGGGGTGTGCATTACACTCTTCACTCACAGAAGAAAGCCTTGCTTTTAGGTAAGTAGTTGGAAGAGATAAAAGGGGGGGAGTAAGTGTTTGGGAATattaaaaatgtctaaaatgtACTATAaccggccagcgctgtggtgcagagggttaaggcgctggcctgaagcgccggcatcccatatgggagccagttctagtcccagatgctcctcttctgatccagcgctcctAGACTATGCTGCACCCCCACTGCTTGCCACCCCATAGGGAAAAAATAACTGTGGTTCTAGGGTACAGGCTACCAAAGGTTCAAATAAGTACTTCCTCCAAGGAAAGGCATATTTTCTTGTTAAGTGGCACTACTGCAGACTCCTTGGAGAGAGAGGATTACAAACTTCACCCTTCCTAATCATCGTCATAATAGATCATGTGCATTGAACACTCAATGAGTAGCAGGATCATATGCTTATTAGCAGACAGGGTTTCCAGGGAGATTCTGAACTCTATAATCTTCCCCACACAATAGGAAGAACAGCTGAAGATCCCTCTTTCTGGACCACCCTCCCCTTTGCAGCATCTTGGGTCACAGGAAAGAGACACATTCATGAGATTGAGGGTACATGCAGAAGTATGTGATACCAGTTCATGTTCATTGTCAATCTTCAAAAGGGAGGAACCGTAACTTTGGCAAGTTTGTTTACATTGTTCCCAGGTGTTATCTTGCAGAACAAAATAATAGCAGTTTACTCCATAACAGGACCAGTAGACTTCATGGACTTTACCTACAACAAGTGAGGACAGTCATTGAATTTCTTATTATCTAGTCATCTGTGAATGAGAACAATATGTTTATCAGCCACCCCTAACTGACACAAAGGCTCAAATATATCTATAATAATTACTAGAGGCTGGTTAAAGTTGAGGGTGGAAGTTGGCAATGTGTAGAGAGAGGTTAGCTAAGTCCCAAAACACAGTCAGGTGCAGTATCAAGTTTTAGTGTTCCATCGGTCAGTAGGGTGACTAAACTTCACCAGGATAAATTATCactgaagaactggaagaggggagcttgtgggctccaaacacaaagaaaggacAGGAAATGAAAAGGCTAAATGTGATTGGTTTGCACCATGTTtatgtgttaaaatattaaatgagacCCATATTATGTCCAAGTATTATATTCTGAACAAAAATTTTTCAATAGAATAATTCTCTTAAAATGCTTAAAGAGTTACTACTGCATTAGATTGTGAGGATATAGTCTGAAAAGACAAGAGTCTCACAGTGTAGGGAGACACCAATACACAGGAGATAACTCCTCATGATTCCACTTCTCTGAGGTATCTGCAGTGGCCAAACCCATGGGAAGACAGAATAGAAGGAGGTTGTCCAGAGCTGGTGGGCAGGGAAATGGAAAATTCTGTGCTCTGAGTGTAATCTTTCAGTTATGTGTGAGGGATAAGTTCCAGAGATCAGCAGTACAACATAGTGCGCACGGTGAGGGACGCTGTATCATACACTTAAAATTTAAAGCTCTCACAGTCAGTGTTCTTACCACAAGTGAACAACATAAGGACACGTTGGGAGGTGATATAAAAGTCTATTTTCCTTATTGTGGAGATTGAGTCATGGTTGGATGCATGTGTCCATCTCATCAAATCATGTATATTTAATCTATGCAGTTTTGGATGCTAATAATAGCTCaataaagatgttttaaaataataaaatatagtctaagtttttaaaaatattctaggatgcttcaaaataataaaaataatctaagtttttaaaaaatattttaggttgctttctaatttaaaaatatattttgctgaccggcattgtggtatagtatgCTAAGTGTCCACCTGAGGCcctggtaccccatatgggctcctgttcatgtcctggctgctcctcttcaaatccaactctctgcttatggcctgagaaagcagtgaagatggcccatgtgctttggacccctgcaccctcatgggagacccagaagctcctgccttctggcttcagctcagcttggctccagccatggggccaagacctttctctctgcttctctgtctctgtctctgtctctctctctctggttctatctCTCtggttagtgggtaaagccaccacttgcagtgccagcatcccatatgggtgcaagttcaagtcccagctgctccagttccaatccagctctctgctatggcctgggaaaaacagcagaagatggaccaagtccttctacctgcattcctgtgggagacccggattaagctccaggctcctggcttcggattggctccagctctgcccattttggcaatctgaagaatgaaccagctggtgaaagacctttcctctctctctctgcctctgcctctgcctctctgtaactctgcctttcaaagaaataatctttaaaataaaatctctaaaattatATGTAGAAACATTTCTCTACCCTTTATATAGTTATATTGATAGTATAAAAACTTATAAATAGAAACTAAATGTCTACTAAGTACTATAATTAAATAcacaaaagttattttaaatatatgaatatttactGGTTGTTTATAAGTCTGGACAATTCATTCCATCATTAGGCAACATTTTAGTACTTACTGCAtgagatttaatatttttatctcttgGGTGTTTGTATAAATGTCAACACTAGGACAAATCTCGCAGATATCTTGCAGGGAGTATATTTTTACTGTACTttcaaaagctcatgaaaaaaagaaaaagtgttcatgaaaatataagcttatttgggtgccaattttttgaaatccctgtAGAATTGTTTAATaaggtgcattttccatgaatctttaaaattacACTGGTATTGGTGGTCACATATAGAACAAATATCTGAAGTCAAGGCAGACAcaccaacatacacacacacacacacataccacaacaTATCTCTATAGCAGCATTCAAATAAAACTGTTGCGCCCGTTGTAGGTAATATTTTTACTGAAAGCCTCCGCATTTTATGTGAGCAACACCCCAAGTCTCACAGGGCCAGATCAGCTGAATTGCTAGGGGTCTGGCATACTGTTTCACCATCtgggaatagagaggaggcaaAAACTGCCATGGAGTCTGGGGAAACACAGGGCTCTACACATGCAAATGTGGTTCCAGGGATTCCAACCCCCTGCATCTGAAAGGCACAAATTCAAAGCTGTCCAGTGGAGCCACAGATCACTAGGCATAAGTGTGCTTATTAGACCTCAAGGCTTCTAGAAGGGAAGAAATGACCAAGACGACACAGTGAATCCTTCCAGATTTCTTCCATACCTGGATTGTGCACAGATTTCGGGAAGGTATCTTTTTTTGCACAGCGTCCATTCTGTTTTAAAAAGGGTGACTTCAGTGCATTTTCCATTAGAAgggttttatttttgagagtGTCATATTCTAAAGACTGATTTGCCAAGAGTTGCTTCTTTAAGTAGTCATCATTTTGCACAACGTGGTACATTTGAGTGAGGTTTCCTAGAATTTCCTGCTGTTGATGCTTTTCTTGAATAAGCTGTAAAACTAAAACGTGCAGCACAGATATCATAAAAATACAACATGATGTCCAACTGTGAAATTAGAGACAACAGGAAAAGTCTCACTTTAACAACCAACtcatatgattatttcagtaATTTGACATTTAGAAAGTAACACCTCAGTGAACTGACCACAGAAATGGAAACATCAAATTTCTCACTAATAGCCACTGAAGGGTAGCATAAATAAAATACCTGGTGGCTAACACCGTACTTTACAGTTCAACTCATTTTAATAGCACATCATTTACAAAGAAGTAGCAAATCAAAGTTCAGTTAGTTAACATTTAATGATACATCTTCTAAAGATAAAAACCTAACCTAGCAGGCAGATGTTTGTGgacagatgcctgtgtcccacgaCTGAGCACCCGGGTACAGTGCAGTgcccaagccctggctcctgactccagcatcttgAGAGGAGGCTGCAATAACTCAAGaagttgagtttctgccacccatgtggaaaacctgggctgagatcctggctcccagctgcaggtaTCTGCCAGAAgggattctttctctctctttctctctctcaccccacctcaatttaaaaaatagttgtagCCTGAACTTAAAAACATGAAGATATAACACAATTATTATTGGAATAgatgaaatatctgaaaatagGTGATTTCATACAAATGTAGTATATCCATGTTTTTCCTTAagatgagaaaaacagagaaagacaagaaaaaagcTTAAATTCCAGATCATCTTCTATGTGCATATTAATTCTTCTTACTGTTTCCTTATtatatactttgaaataaataaataaacagccaAAGTATTTTTCTCAGACTGACAATGATCTCATCTCAATGGCAGAATCCTACACAATAACCTACCAAAAGCAATGTTCCCATGCACTATGCAGAATGAGACAGCTTCAGAGCCAGTGAACTAGGTAAGCAGAGTGAACACCACCGTGTGATGTGTTCCTGAAAAACTCACCAACAAAGTCCAGAACCCTCTGGGAGGTCCCCCGAGTTTCAACAGGGAGCAACACTGTTAGTATCTGCACAAAGCATGGTTACTGCAGGTCCTCAGACTAGAAAGATGGACTCCAGTACTCACTATTTGCCTCCAGCACTCTGACCATCACTGAGAGAAGTAAACAGAGAGTTCCAAGAATCACTGCAATGAGATGCCAGGGCACTGagaactctttaaagaaaaaagagagagagagagagagcctggtTACCACTTACCTCCATCAGGGACACTGTTTGAAGCAAAGggaagatctttaaaaattttataagacTACATCATTCAaagtgatttaaaattttaacctataaaatacagttttaaagtTTAAGGTTTCCAGTtgatgtgggagacatagaagaagcttctggctcccagttttggcctgacacagctccagctataTCAGCTCTCTGGGGAGGAACCAATAtttgcaagattctctctctctctctctctctctctctctctctctctctctttctctccctctctctctctctctttctctctctcctctctgtgaaaatctgactttaaaataaaatttaaaaatcccaaaAAAGAATTTCTGGCTGAGTACTCATCACAGAATTCCCCTGTACAGGAATAGTTCTTCAGGGTTTAAAAGCAGGCCCCTACTGAAGCACCACTGAAGCTGACGTAAGATGCACAGGGGAGTCCACAGTGACACGCGTCCTTCCTGTGATCACAGATAATCATGCAAAGGAAAAGCAGGCAATGGTCTTGAGTTCTGGGTTGCAAAAGGGATCACAGGCCATCCTGACAGGAGGTTCTAGAAATCCACTTTTCCTCCTTCACCatcaatttgtttttctgtagaCAATACTGTATCTATCCTTTTACTTTTGATGTCTGCATGTTGGAAAATTATATCATTGATGATCACCaaactaaaatgataaaaattattttcagcttAGAGTTTAAATTGTGACAATATTTGAGgtacagagaaaacagaaatattagaaagtcCCTTTGATATGaaaattttttccttcttcatggcCTTTAACATCAGATACATATTCTTAAGGTATCTAAAATGtgttctttgaataaatttgtttttaacacatatttttcactttgtaaacATTCTCTAAGATATGCTACATTTTCTTGGAAcacttttctgctttttttttttttttttgacaagcagagttagtgagagagagagacagagagaaaggtcttcctttgccattggttcacaccccccaccccgagatggctgctacggccagcacactgtgaccagcgcactgcgccgatcagaagtcagcagccaggtgtttcctcctggtctccaatgcgggtgcagggcccaagcacttgggccatcctccactgccttcctgggccacagcagagagctggactggaagaggagcaacctggacagaatccagtgccccaaccaggactagaacctagggtgccggcgctgcaggcagagggttacccaagtgagccatggcactggacatgtgttttattttttaaaggattcacAAATCATTATTGACCAGATTTGAATAAAAGCAGTCTATTAGCTGCTCATAGGATTCATTAATTTCTCCATTCTGCCAACTGTCCTTTCAACTTTTCCGTTCTACTCTTCTGCCTTGTAATAGCTTATTATAACCATTAGTCAATCAGAAGTATCTATATGAACTTTTCCCAAGCCTCAAGTTTGCTAATCAATACAAGACAGGTGAATTTAGAGGCCTAAAATATATACACGGGGataggcattgtgatgcagtgggttaagcagccggtttttgcaatgcaggcatcccatatcacaatacccattcatgtctcagctgctccacttcttatccagctccctgttaatgcacctgagaaagcggcagaagatCACTCAAGTATTTTGGTGTCTGCACTCTATGTGTGAGATCCTGAGAGAgtcctaagctcctggcttctgcctagcccagccacggctattgcagcatttggagtaaaccagtggtcctctctttgtctttctctctctctctctctctctctctctgtgtctctctctgtgccaaactacttttcaaataaataaataaattgtgtgtgtgtgtatatatatatatatatatatatacctttgtAATCAGTTTTTCCACTCCTTCGAGTGCCATCAGATCTTAATCTATTCTGCGATTCTGAAGAAGACTGAGGAAATCTCAAAGCTAAAAAAGTCTCCTCCTGATCACTCATCTCTAAAAGAAGAGAAACATATCTGGCATCAAAACTTTGCTACACGATGACttctaaagaaaaatcaaaatggcaGCTGGAAGGAACATTCCCGACGTGATGGTGAGAGCTAATTGTGTGTGCGTCTGTGCGTCTCCCTGTACACATGTTTATCTTCTCCTGCAAGCACATAGACAGTCTGATTTATATAAGAAGGGGAAATCCTGTTAACATTTCCATTAAACTCATTTATAATCCTAGTGATCATTGCCACGGTTATCAGAAAAGATAAACGGAAGAAAAAGATTGCCAGAAGATTATTGTCCTATTTACTCAATTTCACTCAAAATGTTCAACATACGCATAAAAATATTATGACAAATTTGTACCATCTCAAAGTTCTGAAACACATTTAAATGGTTGGTTCTAACAACAATAATTCTGCACTCTGAAAGAGTATAAATGCCTTggcttaaaaaatacatatttcgaTATGCATATGAGTGCTTCTAAAGCTCTCGCATTCTTTTCATACACTCTAAGAAAGTGCTTCCCAAAGTACATCTCAAAGATCAACTGTAAATGATTACAAGAGGGTGAATATCATTAGTTGGTTAGCATTTCAGAGTCCAGTGTCTTGTACAAGATAAGCTGAATAAAAATGTCTTAGGTTCCCGGATATGATGTTGCCATCAaaacttttatgaaaataaaattttttatgggTAATCTCTGGTTAAGGTCTTTTAAGGATTAATCTAGCAATAAATATCAATGTAGAAAGAaattactaaataataaaattagaaatttaccTTGCTTCTTACTTTCATGTAAGAGAGAAGATTATATCAAAGAAGCAGGAAATATGCAAAAAAACTGCACACATAACTATAGccttttatacatatttaattacaaaattttctatacttatttacattttctctAACTTCCTACTAGGAAACAAGAACATTTCTGCTACAGAACGCTTCAATATGGAATGATAATATGCAAATCATTGGAGCCAAGGAAAAGTAACTCCTCAAGTCACTCTTCTTCATGTTCACAACACAAAGCAAAACTCATAGCATATTGAGAAAGAGAAGATAACTCATCCTGGACACTGAAACTCAATTCTGACACGCTGCAGAGTCCATGCAATTCTAATGCAATGAGAGGGAATGTTTTCCTACCAGGCTCCTTCTCAGGCCACGTCACTTGTAGTTCAGTGCCATATTCCTAGAATAAGTAGAATTAATAGGATACCCAGGTGCTAAGATCCAAGGGAATAAAAGCAGGTGTTACCTGGATCCACGCCGTGCAGTGATGCAGGTGGAAGAAACCGACCCCAATATGAGGGAGAAGTCGTCCACTCCAGTCGAAAATCCCTTAGGGGCTCCACCACGAGAAGCGAACTGCCTCTGAGTGAGGATACTCCGACTCAAAATGCTCTGCCCCTCCTGGTGAAGTGGTAGAGGAAACTGAATGATGAAAGCTGTTGTttacaggaaaggaaagagggTCATGCGCTGTGTCTTCCTCCATTTCAACTAATCAACCATTTAGCATTCTTTGCAAAATAGCACCCAAAACCAATATTTATGGACTGAAAAAGCTGAGCAACACATGGTTGTGGAAAACAAGATGAATGTCATTAACAGAAAGGTAACAGATATAAAGCAAACCACCAGTTAAAGAGATGGGCAAAATGTTTGTGTGTTTATACAACAAGGGACAGAACTCATTTCTTTAGCTCTTGGTTTAAATAATTCCCTCTCTGTTAGAAAGGTTCTGTTATatgttgctattttttaaagaaagattattCCATTTTAGTTCATGTTTATTTCaggtaaaattgtttttaattttttttaaatatctgccaTTCCACTATAAAATAATTCGGTTTATTTTCTTCCAGTATTTTTTGATAAATTATGTTTACTAGCAAAGCTTGTATCAATACATAGTGCTTccactttagatttattttattattttattgctagagttacagaggcaggtagagacagagaaagaggtcttctatctacaaGTTCAATCTCCAATTGGCCATAAgagctacagctgggccaggatgaagccaggagccaggatcttcttccaggactcccatgctggtacagtggcccaagcacttgggccatcttccactgctctcccaggccatcagcagagagttgcatcagaagtggagcagccaagactcaaacctgctcccatatgggttaccagtgctgcaggccagggctctaaactgctggaccacagtgctggccccactttatTCTTTTCTAATAAGCAATAAGCATTTCTTCACTTTAAATGTATTCATgtaaaacacaaatatttcaatTCAAAGCAACAGACAAAGACAGCtcttcatctgttggttgactctccaaatgcccacagcaggcctgggctgggctaagAAGCCtgtggtggtttaaccctctgcaccacaacaatCACCACTAAGACACAATTTAAAAACCATCATACTAATTACTCACATGGGTACACCCATAAGTTATTTAAGCAACCCCTTGCTATTGAATAATTAgcttattttccagttttttgctactttaaaaagtaattgcCTTGTACTGTTGCATGTTTTGCTAGAAACTAACTTAAACACAAAGTTATGGGGTCACAGGGCATGTACATTTAAAGAACTGGGATATACATATTACTAAACACACCCTGGAAAAGTCATGCCTATTTGTATTCCACCAGTTGTGTGTGAAAAtattcacatttaatttttttaagatttattatttgaaaggcagaactatagGCAATAAGTAtaaaatagagaaggagagagagagagagagagagagagagagagagagagagatcttccatgcactggttcactccctaaatggctacaacagccagggctgggccaggaaccaggaactacatccaggtctcccaggtggatgacaCAGACTCAGTACTTGagtactgctgccttcccaagcacattagcaggaagctggattggaagtggagcagctgggatgctgtcATGACCCATTGTACAACAATTCCAGCCCTTCATGTTTGACTTGTGAGAAGAAATGCGGGTAAGTTATTCCTCTCCTTAGAGTCCAGAAATCTTAATTCTACTATCTGTCTCCACATCCTTCCAAGCCTCACTTTATCATATATGTTAGAGTTTAAAAAGACATtcatttgtgtaactctgatacCACGAGCCAGACTCCTCAGAACATATTCAAATCTCACATtgaagtttgcttttttttttttttattttttacaggcagagtggacagtgagaaagagagagacagagaaacagagagaaaggtcttccttttaacattggttcaccccacaatggcttcTACGGCCGGTGCGTTGGGGCCAGCGCACTTCGTggatccacagccaggaaccaggtgcttcctcctggtctccaatacaggtgcagggcccaaggacctgggccatcctccactgcactcctgggccacagcagagagctggactggaagaggagcaacctggacagaatccggcgccccgaccgggactagaacccggggttccggtgccacaggcggaggaatagcctagtgatcCATAGTGCCAGCCTGAAATTTGCTTTCATTTGATTGATGCCTTTTCAATCTTCTGACTACAGTTTCATGAAACCCATAAGGTGCAGTTGTTAAGATACTCCTTGGGATGCCCAGATCTGAGAGACTGAGTTCAGTCTAAGCTCTCTTACTGACTCCTGCTGCCCTCTGATGTGCACCCCAGTATCTGACCCCAGactgagatctgggctcctggcttcagacttggctcagccctgcgCATTGCAGGCCTTTTGGAGAGAACTGATGGatagaagcgctctctctctctctctctctctctctctgtatgtgactCTTTGCCTGCCTATTACCTAGTTAATTAAATAGGTCTTCAAGTGAGGTGGTAGTTGTTGATAGATTGTGGGCCTGGGAGTGAGGTGGAGAACAGCAGGGGAGATGCATTATGCAGAAacagccccacccctgcttcaCCAGGTTTGACAAGTTCCTTGCTTATTCTTTGCTTCCTCACCAGCCTCCAGCCACTACTAAACCATCCTCTTCACAAAGCCTCCCTATCCTACAGCTGCCCCCACCTCCTGGCCAAACGACTGCACATAGTCCACTGCGTGTTCTGGCCTCAAGGACTCAGTATAGGTTGTATAGCCTGTTGACTCTATTTCTGTCCCTTGGCCTCATCCTTAATCTCTGAATCACCTTTGTCTCTGCCACTTGCCATCATGTGCGGGCAGTCAGCTGAAATAACCCCCAACATCAACCTAGACCAGCATAGCTCAATCACATAAGCAAAGTTTCATGGGTGGATCTGGCTGTTTCAGGAATATTTGCTGCTAAACTTGGATCAGCTTTGTTAAAgccaaaaaaataaaggaaggaagttgTGCTGAGAAGACAGAATGGGGAAGTGGAAGTAATCATGATGGCTGAAaaggtggcagagagagacactcaCTGTAGCGACTACTATGTACGGAGCCACACTTAAGCCTTGAGCACTGGATTTGGCTTATTAttgtcctcattttacaaatgaaggaaTTAATGTTGAGGTTGAGATGCCTAAGGATGCATTATTGCTCATTTCTGGCCCATGTTAAAATAATGCCTGACTGAACACATACAGCACGCACAAACTGAGGATTCAGGAGGGCCTGGGTTTTCAACAAAGCTCTTGGCACAAAGTAGCAGACAGATGCGGCTTGAACTGCCAGCCCTAGCCCCCGTGTGTTATTTCAGGCAAATCTTCACTTCTATAAGCCTCGCATTCACCACAAAAATGTAATACCGTTTGCCTTCCAGGAAGCTATGGGGATTAAATAAGGTACATAAATAACAACGATCAATCATAATGTGGCATGTATATACTAGACTCACTGACCGTTAACTTTTGGTTATAGTCCATGATTCAAATCCTTCCTAGTCACAAAAACTTGACAAGTCCTTCTGAatcctcagcctcagtttcctcccatGTCCAGTGAGAATATCACCCACTAAATAGGCATGGTGAAATTAGCACTCCAGAAAAGCTTTCGCTGTTTTGGGGAGCGTAGGTTTATTTGAGGAGGGCTTGGATTTCCACTCTTAAATTTCTGGAGATGGTGGAAGAGTGAGGACTGCAACCACAGATCCTGACACAATGCTGTGTTTTGCCCCCACCAAAACTCCTTCTGAAGCAGCCCCAGGAATTTGCTATTAGTGGGAGGTCTTTGCATCAAAGGGTGGAACCCCCGTGAATGGATGAATGACTGTCTCCAAAGAGTGAGTTCTCCCTCTCACAGGACCAGATTAGTGAGTTATAGGTTGTAAAGCAAGTCAAGCTTTCCCATCATGTCTTACGCACATGCACACAGTGTGGGAGCTGGGAAACATGGTAGCACAGCATAGCTTACAGTACTGCTCTAGAGAAAACTCCTGTAGCCTCAGATCTGTATATTTATATCCTGCTGCCCCATGGAGGTATTGGAGGGGATGTTGAGCTATTTTGTATCAAAAATTCAGATCTGTATAGCTGCTGAGAGATTGGAAAGTCCTCAGGATGGAAGCTGGTGAGTGCAGAGCACACGTGTTTACAACTCATATATCCCTTAAGAGTCCCACATCTGTGCTGCCCATTGTTGTCACAGCAGCACATTCAAGGTGTGATGCCTACGAGTGCACTTGCTGAAAAAAGTAGATAGTGTTAAGAGGAACTGACTCTAAAATCTACatttttggtagtttttttaCAAGGAGTATGAGACTAGGGATTAGAAAGCCAAACTGTAATTACTCCTTCTGAactctattttctgtttctcacaAAGTTCTATATTTCTGAGAAAAGCAAATGTCCTCTTTAAGTGAGAAGGCAATCATCACAAGAAGTTAACAGGAGTTTAACACTGGACtaatgatggggctggtgctgtgtcttagcaggtaaagctgctgcctgtgatgccagcatcctatattggcaccagattgtgccctggctgctccacttctgatccagcggcctgctaatggcctggggaaagcagaggaaggtggacCAATTTTTTGGGCTCtgtcatccaggtgggagacctgggtgaagatcctggctcctggctcctgctcctggctttggcatggcccagatctggccattgaagtcatctg
The DNA window shown above is from Oryctolagus cuniculus chromosome 9, mOryCun1.1, whole genome shotgun sequence and carries:
- the LOC138843868 gene encoding killer cell lectin-like receptor 2 is translated as MVRVLEANILQLIQEKHQQQEILGNLTQMYHVVQNDDYLKKQLLANQSLEYDTLKNKTLLMENALKSPFLKQNGRCAKKDTFPKSVHNPGKVHEVYWSCYGVNCYYFVLQDNTWEQCKQTCQSYGSSLLKIDNEHELAFVQFQIPENMYWIGLSYSDVECKWKWLDDGTSPGMNLKMMSSPPRKEKCVFLATTRLAYGDCSRTYSCICKKRINCNFPSSMCT